From the genome of Pseudomonadota bacterium, one region includes:
- a CDS encoding helix-turn-helix domain-containing protein translates to MQNYTRTIITSALKLDGNYSPEQICTALKLIDGHKPDDRNPPLLLKQAEVARLLSVSGMSVWRLVREGVLPKVMIKGSPRYRRSDIVNLIAKGT, encoded by the coding sequence ATGCAAAACTATACCAGGACAATAATCACCTCGGCATTGAAACTTGACGGCAATTATTCCCCAGAACAGATTTGCACGGCGTTAAAACTGATAGATGGGCACAAACCAGATGACCGAAACCCGCCACTGCTGTTGAAGCAGGCTGAAGTCGCTCGGCTGTTATCGGTAAGTGGTATGAGCGTGTGGCGACTTGTGCGTGAAGGTGTTTTGCCAAAGGTGATGATTAAAGGGTCGCCAAGATATAGGCGGTCAGATATTGTCAATTTAA